The DNA window CACCCCTGACCCTCCTGGATAAGCAAGACATCAGTTTGTTGCCTCTCATTATGTTTCTGCAAACCCACCTCTTCGTCTTATGTCAATGCATCTTCTAAATTGGCTTCTATTGCACATCATgatttttagttgattttagaATGATGATTACTTTCATAGCTAAGAAACTTGTCTATGGGATCTTTGATTAAAAAACtttaattgattattatttgTCTCCCAGTGCATTTTGAATTTCAGCAATCGTATCTATTGTCTTCTTTTGAGATCAACTTGATTATATTAACTAAGAAAAGAACTGATGATTGATATAATTTAAATGGCAGAAGAACTTCTAGTAAAAAGGAGAAAGCAGTTGAAGAAAGATACAGCCTCTAAAATAAAGTCTTTGGTTGAAGAGGTATTTTCTCCTTCTCAGCTTGTCCTTTTCCCAAATCATGTAAATCTACTGGTATGTGGTAtctctttaaaataaatgttCAGGTTCATTTGAGTTGTAGTACGCCTTGCTCTATGTTTGAAAAAGTCAGCAATATTCTGTGCTCGAGTCTTTTAGGAAAAGGCCGTCTTTTAGTTAACATGTTATGTAAATAGTGATATAGCCTCCATGACTTACTTACATTCCTTTATTTGCCAATGCCATAGTTGCTTACCAGTAGTTGACATTCCTAGTACTGAGCATTACCCACGCCTGAATGATTTGTTTTCTAGAGCTTTAAAGATAACAAATTGAACTCAGAAGATTGGACCCAAATTGGaccaaatattttgatttggttcagttttgatgaattttttatatatttatttttattgttctgAGTTATTACTAAAggaattttactaattttttttatgtttatttaaatatagAAGATTTGATTTTActatataaatttattgaaatcttattaattttatatataataataaaatttataactaTTCAAAAACATTCAGTCATTGTATTGTTTCAATTAGTTTGATCGTATGGGTCTGTTGAACATACAAACCAAACTGAACCTGAattgaaaaaatccaaaaaaaattaacgaaaCCAAAATGAACGAGAAATGTAAATGAACCGAATTGGTCGTTGCGTTTTAGTTTGTTTGTCAGTTTTCACCAACGATTGCTCACCCTTAAACTTTACAAATTTGTTGGTCAATTCTACTATTTACCTATCAAAAGACACACTTTAGTTTAGTCAATATAAGTTCCCATATCAAGAGATTGATTGACCAACTTTAAATGGCTGTTGGATGCGAACCAGGGAAAATATAAACAACATTATGAAAAGTCCGAGGAGTTCCAGCGGGAACTCAAATTGAAGGTTCGGGAACTATTAACTGATCAAGAATGGCGGCGGAGGAAAATGCAGATGAGGGTATGCTGGCAGTTCAACCATTTTCCTTGTTTGATTGAGTATCTAATGATAGTCATTATGTTTATGCCTTTTTGTTGTCTTTTAGATATCAGAAGAGGAAGGAAGATTAAAAAAGGATGAAGACGACCAAAAGGAGGCGTGGAAGAGAAAGCGGGAACATGAGGAGCAGTGGGAAGGAACAAGAGAACAGAGGGTATGTTTCTGCTTATCACAATTAAGTTCTCAGTTGAGGAACTGTTGCCACTATAGAATGTTGTTTAAAATGCGGTTTCTTGTGGGTATTTATGCTTATCAGAAAGTTCTCAGTTGAGGAACTGTTGCAACTTCAATTTGTTTCTTCAATGTTTGCTTTCTTGTCTTCTGCTATCTGAAGTTCAGTATTTTAAACAACTTAAGTTTCCTACTGATACATGGCAAGAAATGCCATTTTCTGAAGGGACCTATTTAGTTCACATAAACGCAAAGGCTTTTAGTTTGCTTTTTCTGAGATCAGAGGCAGACAGAAGTTGTAAAGCTAAAGTAATAATTTGTTTGGATCAAATTATATGCTATCATGATTATAGTTTTGCATTTACTTGGCCCGTCTCCAATTGAAAATATGAAGCTTTTCTGTTGGTTGTCTTATgtgaatttatttgaatttggtTCTGCACCATCACTCTAGAGGCAATCTTTATGTTTCAAATCTTAATTAGACGTCTTTGTTAATGTGAGAGCATCAATTGTTGCCCATAATAATAAGCATTCATTATATAGTTGTTATGATTGGCTATCGTCAACACatcctttttactttttttttaaaaaaacttctTCTTTTCACGTGAGATGCAAGAAAACTTATTTACCAATAGTGGTCTGCGCTTGCCTTTAGTTTcttctaattataatttttcgaTCCATGAGACCGCAATGCAGAAACAATATTGAAGCTGTGATTGGTTTTAAAGCATGTTTTCTGTTTCTGAAATGACTTGCATTGATCTAATTTTTCTTTCCTTTACTGGTATTTTTTTTGGTCTTGTAATCTCAAATTTCAATTTGACGTTGACTTTTCAACTTAATCATCAGGTTTCAAGCTGGAGAGATTTCATGAAGGGAGGGAAAAAGGTGAACGTGTATTGATTCAAggtttaatttaatgatataaaacataaaataacattaaactAAAACGGTATTGCAGGTTAAAAAGGGAGAAATACGACCGCCAAAGCTCAAGACGGAGGATCCCAACAAATCTTATGTTCAAAGGCCTGTAAACAGAAAATAACCTATCAAAGTGTCTTGAAAGGGGTATGATATTGACGGACCGATAGTTGGTTATGCCAATTTATGTTATGGCAGTAAAATAGTAAAGTAGCTTGTGCCAAGCTTATTGATGTAATATCCTAATGAGACTTTATTAGGTCTCAACAATTAGAGGACATCTGCCACTGTGTTTTACAAGATTAGTGGACATTTCAAAATCCTTGAAGAATCAAATCAGTTGAAACATGTGCTATTTCAAAAGTTTGTAGACAGATATAACTtggacattttttatttttatattttgtcacAAGGCAAAATCCCAAGGTACTACTGCTACTTAAATGGGGAAGTATCAGTACATGTCACTGTTGCTACTGGTTTATGAATCAGAATTATTAGTTTATCATCTCCGGGATCACCGAAGATAATTAGTTGGTAGGGTTACGGAAACAGATTATCTTAGCTAGTAAAGTAGATGTATATGAAAGTAAAATAGGAGAGAACTGTGAGTTGATTGTGGATCATACTTATTTTTCTCCTAAATCCATTGCTCCAGTGAGTGAAGATTATGCAACTATCCTCTAAGGCTTTAAGCCTTTTGCTCATACCAAAATCATGGAAATCTTTACTAAGCTATTTCAACATATTCAACAGCTTACCATTTGCATTTACAACACTATAACATAAACGGAAGAGGAGGAAGATGGTGTTTATGAAACTGCTGTCTGTTCCCTATTCTGTTTAACAAGCAAGTTATTAACGACCAAGGCTATTAACGTAGAGGCATTAAGACGAACCTTCAATGCAATCTGGAAATTGAATAAGAGTTTCGGACTGAAACAATGTCCGGCCTAATAACATTTATGTATTCCAGTTTTATTCAATCCGCGATAAGGAATGGGTTATAAGTCCTTGGACGTTTGATAATATTCTAAAAGATGTTGATACAGACATGTCCCCTACTGAAACTTTGTTTGACTCAGTGCCCTCTGGGTTCGTATTTTTAGTGTACCTCTTGGTTGGATGACGAAAAACATGGCGAAAGTTGTTGGTGTGAAACTAAGAACCCTAATCAAATATTCTTTGTATTGGATGCGCATAATAATGAACgtaagaaaaaaagaaaggaaatgaGATTGTTACCTCTTTTTATAGGCTTTTTAGTGTAgccttccttttttttttgggacgatgacaaaactatctaaaattttaaaaatatttacaaaaatacctgtaaattttttttatttacaaaaatacgactgatttaaaattaattacaaaagtaccaaaaaatgaaaattaattacaaaagtacaatttttataatgtcggtataattatggtataattttgaaatattaaaactataaatcagataatttaaaaataatatttagtttattattggtataatttcagtatattttcggtatatcgattataaatttttatatatattttctagttgataacatgtatattttttttatatgtatttttcactatagttggtaatgaaatAGAGAATTTCTATATTGtttgtataattttagtatattgttaggttaatatttagtatgcgatgtggtgtaatgttgatataataataaaatttcagtatattttgatgtgtacgctcttggtatactgttggtataatgttggtatattattaatttaatttttagtatacgatttgatgtaattttggtaaatttttatttaatattaataaaatctcagtatgtataatgttggtataattttggtataatgttgatataatgttgatataatgttagtttattagtatactgacattatacccacagtatacaccgtatgtttgatattattttttatttttttgtacttttgtaaatattattaagttttttgtaaataaaaaaagtcaacatgtagttttgtaattttttttattttttttggtaaatggtgtaatttcctctctttttttttacgATGAGATTTTATAGTGTTCCATCAATTACCATAAAGATTAGTTAGATATTTGTTGgattaaaaaatatctaatGAATTGgattaaaatcattaattttattgatttat is part of the Mercurialis annua linkage group LG3, ddMerAnnu1.2, whole genome shotgun sequence genome and encodes:
- the LOC126674928 gene encoding uncharacterized protein LOC126674928; this encodes MGDKRSSTISDDDLLLKSFFAEVSEVERDNEVLRILSCFKLNPFEHLNLPFDATPEEVRKQYRKLSLLVHPDKCKHTQAKEAFASLAKAQQLLLDEQERDYLLCQVTAAKEELLVKRRKQLKKDTASKIKSLVEEGKYKQHYEKSEEFQRELKLKVRELLTDQEWRRRKMQMRISEEEGRLKKDEDDQKEAWKRKREHEEQWEGTREQRVSSWRDFMKGGKKVKKGEIRPPKLKTEDPNKSYVQRPVNRK